One Roseimaritima multifibrata DNA window includes the following coding sequences:
- a CDS encoding alpha/beta hydrolase family protein, whose protein sequence is MTIHRIFLLIFGCFLGVSSSLAADDGPTNPTPGVWPIERLKSEVPKFRIENPDAKIQSLIYEGENVNGERTEVFSFFASPKTLGQETGDAKYPGIVLIHGGGGTAFADWVGMWAERGYAAIAMDLGGRRPPLPKYDSAGRVKPYVGHKRESRVRLARGGVVDGNSQKFDSIGGVGEDDWPYHAVANVMRAHTLLRSFPEVDADRTAVTGISWGGYTTCLVASMDDRFKAAVPVYGCGFLHEGESVQKPAIDKLGDRKAAWVAAYDPGSHLSKCTVPTLWVNGTHDVHYVLDSYAKSYAKVQGPRTIRIEPRMRHGHTPGWDPPEIQIFIDSLLDGTTPLATVGEMTVSDSGTVTVPYESETKIVKAELHYTTESGLRSKRNWKTVTCEITEDAVSADGLPAEANTWLVTLIDDRGALVSTEVGFR, encoded by the coding sequence ATGACGATCCATCGAATATTCCTTCTGATTTTCGGTTGCTTTCTAGGCGTTAGCTCCTCGCTTGCCGCAGACGATGGACCGACGAATCCAACACCGGGGGTCTGGCCGATTGAGCGATTGAAATCCGAGGTTCCCAAATTTCGAATTGAGAATCCCGATGCGAAAATACAGTCGCTAATTTATGAAGGCGAGAATGTTAACGGTGAGCGAACGGAGGTTTTTTCATTCTTCGCTTCACCCAAAACTCTTGGGCAAGAGACCGGTGACGCAAAGTATCCTGGAATCGTATTGATTCACGGCGGAGGTGGTACCGCGTTCGCCGATTGGGTTGGGATGTGGGCGGAACGTGGTTACGCTGCCATCGCGATGGATCTTGGTGGCCGTCGGCCTCCGCTACCGAAATATGATTCAGCGGGCCGAGTGAAGCCTTATGTTGGCCACAAACGAGAGAGTCGCGTTCGGCTTGCCAGGGGCGGCGTTGTCGACGGGAATTCGCAAAAATTCGACAGCATTGGTGGAGTAGGAGAAGATGACTGGCCGTATCATGCCGTCGCCAACGTGATGCGTGCACATACGTTGCTCCGAAGTTTCCCCGAAGTGGATGCGGACCGGACAGCGGTCACCGGAATCAGCTGGGGCGGGTATACAACCTGTTTGGTTGCGTCGATGGACGATCGTTTCAAAGCGGCCGTTCCTGTGTATGGTTGCGGCTTTTTGCACGAAGGGGAATCGGTTCAGAAACCGGCGATCGATAAATTGGGGGATCGCAAAGCAGCGTGGGTCGCGGCATATGACCCGGGAAGTCATTTGAGCAAATGCACCGTTCCAACGTTGTGGGTGAATGGGACCCACGACGTTCATTACGTTCTGGATAGTTACGCGAAATCGTACGCAAAAGTGCAGGGGCCGCGTACTATCCGAATTGAACCTCGAATGCGGCACGGGCATACGCCCGGTTGGGATCCTCCTGAAATTCAAATTTTCATCGATTCATTGCTCGATGGTACGACTCCGCTTGCGACCGTCGGTGAGATGACGGTGAGCGACAGCGGGACCGTCACGGTGCCTTACGAATCCGAAACCAAAATCGTGAAAGCAGAGCTTCATTACACAACGGAATCAGGACTTCGTTCCAAACGGAACTGGAAAACGGTCACTTGCGAAATCACGGAAGACGCGGTTTCGGCCGACGGTCTCCCCGCGGAAGCCAACACATGGCTGGTGACGCTGATCGATGACCGAGGGGCGTTGGTTTCTACCGAAGTTGGGTTTCGGTAG
- a CDS encoding SHOCT domain-containing protein produces MGQQIAQTLANRHGFSVDAVTHMLVAVYNGNCSMAQFSHPEFGGSGQWMAGGMVMIGDMFNQNLKYRVSGLCEDCARSIGENQTGMQCGVFQSQSQSGGSNHQDQSTGGNRATNNLFAPDPRSNWWPQELGSPSASGSQNQMRYAYFANARRLAVATGDDVWVYDTLQHNIGGFSQQQSGDGSIVFTSQFGTVPLASLPIVSRNGFPVPPPPPRQQDPIPASQPEAPLPPVPTAPQVNHSQISNEPGLSQSDVFETIDRLGGLLDKGYITQEEFDRKKSDLLDRI; encoded by the coding sequence ATGGGCCAACAAATCGCCCAAACCCTTGCCAATCGCCACGGCTTTTCTGTCGATGCGGTTACCCACATGCTGGTGGCGGTCTATAACGGGAATTGCAGCATGGCCCAGTTCTCTCATCCAGAGTTTGGAGGATCGGGCCAGTGGATGGCAGGCGGGATGGTGATGATCGGAGACATGTTCAACCAGAACCTCAAGTATCGCGTCTCCGGGTTGTGTGAGGATTGTGCTCGATCGATCGGAGAAAATCAGACCGGAATGCAGTGCGGAGTCTTTCAGTCGCAAAGCCAAAGTGGCGGGTCAAATCATCAAGACCAATCGACTGGCGGGAACCGGGCAACGAACAATTTGTTTGCACCCGATCCACGATCGAACTGGTGGCCGCAAGAACTGGGATCGCCCTCCGCAAGTGGATCGCAAAATCAAATGCGATACGCCTACTTTGCAAATGCAAGAAGACTTGCTGTCGCCACCGGCGACGATGTTTGGGTATACGACACTCTGCAGCACAATATCGGCGGTTTCAGCCAGCAACAGTCTGGGGACGGTTCGATCGTCTTCACCAGTCAGTTCGGAACGGTTCCTCTCGCTTCGCTGCCGATTGTCAGCCGAAATGGATTCCCTGTTCCGCCTCCCCCACCGCGTCAGCAGGATCCGATCCCAGCTTCCCAGCCTGAAGCTCCGCTACCACCGGTTCCTACAGCACCGCAAGTCAACCATTCGCAGATCTCTAACGAGCCGGGTCTGTCTCAGTCCGACGTCTTTGAGACCATCGACCGTTTGGGAGGCCTGTTGGACAAGGGCTATATCACTCAAGAAGAATTCGATCGCAAGAAGTCGGACTTGTTAGATCGCATCTGA
- a CDS encoding sugar phosphate isomerase/epimerase family protein — protein MPTGPFAQNRGISRRDALLSGLAAAGTSAALFAGASEASPADGPTSGSGIDERRQSAKKYSFRKSINLWAFPYPDRMSLRECMELAKRAGFDGIELNYDLDNDLSPKATAKELAGIRHMADEIGIEISGLCSFLFWPYPLSSNDAAKRNRGIELAGLMAGAANEMGVENLLVVPGAVHIPWRDDHEPVPNDVCLRRAKDAVGKLVKQAEKSGVSLNMENIFFNGFLMTPMEMNQFVDGFGSEAINVHYDTGNISMFQFAEHWIPIMGDRIQNVHFKEFTKKGTDYSLETFRPLLDGTTNWPAVMQELDKINYKGYVTFEYFHPYPHYPEALIYQTSDSLDRMLGRLS, from the coding sequence ATGCCGACCGGACCTTTTGCACAGAATCGCGGCATCTCCCGACGTGACGCTCTGCTTAGCGGGCTCGCTGCCGCAGGCACTTCGGCAGCGTTGTTCGCTGGAGCTAGCGAAGCGTCCCCGGCGGATGGGCCAACCAGCGGTTCAGGAATCGACGAACGGCGACAGTCAGCAAAAAAGTACTCCTTTCGCAAATCGATCAATCTTTGGGCTTTCCCCTACCCTGACCGAATGTCACTGCGGGAATGCATGGAGTTGGCCAAACGAGCAGGGTTTGATGGTATCGAACTGAATTACGACCTGGACAACGACCTCTCCCCTAAAGCGACGGCAAAGGAACTTGCTGGGATCCGGCATATGGCCGACGAAATTGGGATCGAAATCAGCGGTTTGTGCAGTTTTCTGTTCTGGCCCTATCCACTTTCAAGCAACGACGCAGCCAAACGAAATCGCGGCATTGAACTAGCCGGGCTGATGGCCGGTGCCGCAAACGAAATGGGAGTCGAAAATCTTCTGGTCGTCCCTGGAGCGGTCCACATCCCCTGGCGTGACGATCACGAACCAGTCCCCAATGATGTCTGTCTACGGCGTGCAAAAGATGCGGTTGGCAAACTAGTCAAGCAGGCTGAGAAGTCCGGCGTCTCGCTTAACATGGAAAACATCTTCTTTAATGGTTTCTTGATGACGCCGATGGAGATGAACCAATTCGTTGACGGATTTGGAAGTGAAGCGATCAACGTTCACTACGACACCGGCAACATTTCAATGTTCCAGTTCGCGGAACATTGGATCCCGATCATGGGTGACCGGATTCAAAATGTCCATTTCAAAGAGTTCACGAAGAAGGGAACCGATTACTCGCTGGAGACGTTCCGGCCACTGCTGGACGGAACCACCAATTGGCCCGCAGTCATGCAGGAATTGGACAAAATCAACTACAAGGGCTACGTGACCTTCGAGTACTTCCATCCCTACCCGCATTATCCCGAAGCATTGATCTACCAAACATCGGACTCATTGGACCGCATGCTAGGTCGCTTATCCTAG
- a CDS encoding DMT family transporter, whose amino-acid sequence MNTRASSTLKNAVRWPALIAILAFLAAFLIADVPCRGEEKTDKATVQSSVGENGMATIIVEARGQMPKPPLFFAANATATVTVRPQQIQQSIQLEIKVLQGSTKTINLGMHGDAQVTKVTDPNLLSWAIRKVGDKQFLELQLKNEVTQTKPTIELQSNISSLPAKVDLAHLTPGDAIGFDSLVNIRYADGVEGTVTEAAGFAPLKTEDQASHLHTATGGQITLDLQRSGTSPAPIELTKSHLVGKLASDERSVLFQYNTTAQVNQADSEITILAGNVAVDQIPSGPGYRLKLANEADKPVYKLVFSEAGTFAIKLDFVAALKVPDANSRSLDFTLAASAVVPIELNGLDSNLEFVREQEAIVPVRDEEHWTGFLPANGRTKLQWKSAKKSTDGKLFFTTSGKIDAKIGTGLLRQDHQIDYHVLQGELASLSLQLRGPGEILDVSGSNIVAWKVSEEGEARRLDVTLSQSITSKGQINVRTRTPLGAFPVRTEGLSLIPLNAIRHSGYLRLSNLGSVRLEPTSLAGLTQLAPDQYPGEALESRQIFAYRFPAADYAFSISADRIQPEVNISELVLYQLADTDRVIKADIELDIREAPIREWQFGIPSDYSIVSVTGASVSDYIASTDPANGIRNLRVIFGEDLSGRQLVALHLEKNEPAGEADWVLPRIEYTGAKSVRGNIGIVGAPGFRVAVGETDLLVETPLSYFPKPTPNLQQTFRIRESDWSATMRIEQLPRSVQADIFHLYSLSQETVYGSALINYFITGAPVSQWSIEVPETLGNVMVDGQDVRTWRREGDLLIVSLHQPVMGAYTLLITYEEKPEGNDGLFQAGQINPQNVQGERGYIQVVSPMQVEMTTASVSEDMLKLDPLELPAEFRLLSTAPSLGSWQYTARPFQLDLKVKWFQPGSTVTQVVEFSEANSRVSQDGELVTDVLYYVKTRGERTFRVQLPAEPVRLWEATVNGQPVTARQADEATLIPLPGGTDPNVPVEVRLRLGKPKIAGQQPMLRLPIVSTPVLKTQWSISGDEKQVLISKGGTVTPPLPVLRPYGFQWVAKRGLIAFTLIVSLAVLGIWSQNRSPLTRGLGLIALGIALTLSITTTAMAIAETAGPASLQLSLPILAAGELVELQVQNIPSWRVNFTWEGLAAAVVGLLAIVWSFSRRSGKRRTVICGVGIVLVAIGILLQRDGAPWFFGVTVAAILFLLIIPIASKVGKDIITWLRKNSENKPTTTPSGTHPPDSDSGIVTTILALLLFGLSSVWSTCSAEVAGGYQAADVISQQWQVAHKDSRLTATANVTLTGRPGDRFLLLHAPAVLTAFDGEGLRLTKAEVPGQGLFYVVSIETQNAPSVENKADEPATETDGSKTDPDDSDDAVEKKPAVQGSVQRYEATFEYQLEAIKPAEGVQVMTGSAAVQKVEVVYDEPGWQVSSSNAVRTEMDEIVTDATKARLLLAPGPATLVFKPKARDVTAETVQFFVEGSNLYLPGPGVIDGRHRLHVRTSQGQLTELNVRVPNGLTVSGVSGPVGSWQFDAESGQLNLELEPAQSQSFDVAIETQRGLEPLPTEATVGPLKVDNADGEVGLLAIAFGPDAQPAKLEPKTLSAVNLSDFDASLLPSKESVLHRVFRYGVDGGELAIRVAPVDSEVRLVSKQVLSLGDERIVLNVNFTAEISRSGLFQLSFPLPEKLEVESLTGDSLHHWAELTEGDQRQIILHLNGKTIGPQNFSLVLAGPTPDALESWDIPRFVVNESTRQTGELVVRPTTGIRLRTITRQNVSETDPRSMGGNAQGALAFRLLQRDWNLVLGIEKLEPWITGQVLQETTLREGQTRTALLANFNVQNASIRSLQVVLPISDEGEIKTLRANGKTVSDFIRTAPDSNIWEVQFKRRVVGNIQFRIEYERRGDRTHETESLRPAEFPAARQLTYFFSVRAGGRLEIDHEELSSGWQRADWSTVPQALRDAGNRVAPALTLRAVAPANPLAIHATRHSLADALKLRVAKGTLTTILSPTGDQLTAVDLTVEVIQRSSLVVGLPLKGELFSIFVNGESVHSIRQGGDDNAWQFYILPGIDDRTAQVRFVYSVKGTRLNRLSLSSPELNVPLENIEWNVVAPKGFELTDSDGNLELIGRANQEKYDRSSYLSKISGKRQVQAEQATQLLEQANQLLQAGEQSKASWALNSVANRYALDAASNEDARVQLENLQTQQAIVGLNTRRQRLYLDNNRDDTAIVDNEQLRQAAVDNPILQQDQMNFRPQELSQLLGGNTTEDNAILQQIAGRLVQHQHTTEPAPQAILISLPEEGGVYTFSRSVQVAENEPLQLDLRFDLQRRLPIWQASILLILLVTMAAGFAFTATRRKNAA is encoded by the coding sequence ATGAATACAAGAGCCTCGTCAACTTTGAAAAACGCCGTCCGATGGCCCGCTCTGATCGCGATCCTTGCATTCCTCGCGGCGTTTCTTATCGCTGACGTTCCTTGCCGCGGAGAAGAAAAGACGGACAAAGCGACCGTCCAGTCGTCGGTCGGCGAAAATGGAATGGCAACCATCATCGTTGAAGCCCGTGGCCAAATGCCCAAACCGCCCCTTTTCTTCGCCGCGAACGCGACGGCAACCGTGACCGTCCGTCCCCAACAGATCCAACAGTCTATTCAGTTGGAAATCAAGGTACTTCAGGGGAGTACAAAAACGATTAATCTGGGGATGCATGGCGACGCTCAAGTCACAAAAGTGACCGACCCAAATCTGCTCTCCTGGGCAATTCGCAAAGTGGGCGATAAACAATTTCTCGAACTGCAACTGAAGAACGAGGTTACCCAGACGAAACCGACGATCGAACTGCAATCGAATATTTCCAGTCTGCCCGCCAAAGTTGATCTCGCCCATTTGACCCCCGGAGACGCCATCGGTTTCGATTCGCTGGTCAATATTCGATATGCCGATGGAGTGGAAGGGACCGTTACCGAGGCAGCAGGTTTTGCTCCGCTGAAAACGGAGGATCAGGCAAGCCACCTACACACAGCGACAGGTGGGCAGATCACACTGGACCTACAGCGAAGCGGCACTTCGCCGGCACCGATCGAACTGACCAAAAGCCATTTAGTCGGCAAGCTTGCCTCCGACGAACGTTCGGTTCTATTTCAATACAACACGACCGCACAAGTCAATCAGGCGGATTCCGAAATCACCATTCTCGCCGGGAATGTTGCCGTCGATCAGATTCCCAGCGGACCTGGCTATCGTCTGAAACTTGCTAACGAAGCGGACAAACCGGTCTACAAACTTGTTTTTTCTGAAGCGGGAACCTTTGCAATCAAGCTGGACTTTGTCGCAGCGTTGAAGGTTCCCGATGCGAATTCTCGCAGTCTAGATTTCACGCTTGCCGCCAGTGCGGTTGTTCCCATCGAATTGAACGGTCTGGATTCGAACCTTGAATTTGTGCGCGAACAAGAAGCGATTGTTCCGGTTCGCGACGAGGAACATTGGACCGGGTTCCTGCCCGCCAATGGGCGGACGAAGCTTCAGTGGAAATCCGCGAAGAAGTCGACCGACGGAAAACTGTTTTTTACCACAAGCGGCAAAATCGATGCAAAGATCGGCACGGGGTTGCTTCGTCAAGATCATCAGATCGACTACCACGTTCTGCAGGGCGAATTGGCTTCGTTAAGCCTTCAATTGCGCGGCCCCGGAGAGATTCTGGACGTATCGGGCAGTAACATTGTTGCTTGGAAAGTAAGCGAAGAGGGGGAAGCCCGCCGGCTGGACGTCACCCTCAGCCAGTCGATCACATCCAAGGGTCAGATAAACGTCCGCACCCGAACACCGCTCGGTGCTTTCCCGGTGCGCACCGAGGGGCTTAGTCTGATTCCTTTAAACGCGATCCGACATTCGGGGTATCTGCGTCTTAGCAATTTGGGATCGGTCCGCTTAGAACCAACTTCGCTGGCTGGACTGACCCAACTGGCCCCAGACCAGTACCCTGGAGAGGCATTAGAATCCCGGCAGATTTTTGCTTACCGCTTTCCCGCCGCTGATTATGCATTTTCGATATCCGCCGATCGGATCCAGCCCGAGGTTAACATCTCGGAACTTGTGCTTTATCAGTTGGCCGACACCGATCGCGTCATTAAAGCGGACATCGAATTGGATATTCGCGAAGCCCCCATTCGTGAATGGCAGTTCGGCATTCCAAGCGACTATTCGATTGTTTCAGTCACCGGCGCAAGCGTGTCCGATTACATCGCTTCCACCGATCCGGCGAATGGAATACGCAACCTAAGAGTCATCTTTGGTGAAGACCTATCCGGGCGTCAGCTTGTTGCACTGCATCTAGAAAAAAATGAACCCGCGGGCGAAGCGGACTGGGTCCTTCCTCGAATCGAATATACCGGAGCGAAATCGGTTCGCGGCAACATTGGAATCGTTGGAGCACCTGGATTTCGGGTTGCGGTAGGCGAAACGGACCTGTTGGTCGAAACACCGCTCTCCTATTTCCCAAAACCGACGCCGAATCTGCAACAAACCTTCCGGATTAGGGAATCCGATTGGTCTGCGACGATGCGTATTGAACAACTTCCCCGGAGCGTACAGGCGGATATCTTTCACCTTTATTCCCTTAGCCAGGAAACGGTCTATGGAAGCGCCTTGATCAATTACTTCATCACAGGTGCCCCCGTTTCGCAGTGGTCCATCGAAGTCCCAGAAACCCTGGGAAACGTAATGGTCGATGGTCAAGACGTTCGGACTTGGCGACGGGAAGGCGACCTGCTGATCGTTTCGCTCCATCAGCCGGTGATGGGAGCCTACACGTTGTTGATAACCTACGAAGAAAAACCTGAAGGTAACGATGGTCTTTTCCAAGCCGGACAAATCAATCCGCAGAATGTGCAAGGGGAGCGTGGTTACATCCAAGTGGTCAGCCCCATGCAGGTTGAAATGACGACCGCATCGGTTTCGGAGGACATGCTGAAACTAGATCCACTGGAACTACCAGCCGAATTTCGCTTATTAAGCACCGCTCCTTCTTTAGGATCCTGGCAATACACGGCGCGCCCTTTTCAGCTGGACCTAAAAGTAAAGTGGTTTCAGCCTGGATCCACCGTCACGCAAGTCGTCGAATTTTCAGAAGCGAACAGCCGCGTTTCCCAAGACGGCGAACTGGTGACGGATGTTTTGTATTACGTAAAAACGAGAGGAGAGCGGACTTTTCGAGTCCAATTGCCAGCGGAACCAGTACGTCTTTGGGAAGCGACCGTCAATGGTCAGCCCGTCACCGCTAGGCAAGCGGACGAGGCGACTTTGATTCCACTTCCTGGTGGAACAGATCCTAATGTTCCAGTCGAGGTTCGCTTGCGGTTAGGAAAGCCGAAAATTGCCGGTCAACAACCAATGCTTCGGCTGCCCATTGTTTCAACGCCGGTGTTAAAAACCCAGTGGAGCATTTCAGGCGACGAAAAGCAGGTGTTGATTTCCAAAGGAGGAACCGTCACGCCTCCCCTGCCCGTCCTGCGTCCCTACGGTTTCCAGTGGGTCGCGAAACGAGGACTGATCGCTTTCACTCTGATCGTGTCACTGGCGGTCTTAGGTATTTGGAGCCAAAACCGATCTCCACTGACGAGAGGCCTTGGCCTGATTGCGTTAGGGATTGCGTTAACGCTGTCGATCACAACAACGGCAATGGCAATCGCTGAAACCGCGGGGCCTGCGTCGTTGCAGCTAAGCCTGCCGATTCTTGCAGCGGGCGAACTAGTGGAATTGCAGGTTCAGAACATTCCATCGTGGCGTGTCAACTTCACATGGGAAGGTCTGGCGGCTGCGGTGGTTGGTTTGCTGGCCATTGTTTGGTCCTTTTCACGCCGTTCAGGTAAACGCCGCACCGTCATCTGCGGGGTGGGAATCGTTCTGGTCGCGATCGGAATCCTGCTGCAACGCGACGGAGCGCCCTGGTTCTTTGGGGTAACGGTTGCCGCCATCCTTTTCCTCCTAATCATTCCTATCGCATCGAAGGTCGGAAAAGATATCATCACATGGCTACGGAAAAATTCAGAAAACAAACCCACAACGACACCGTCGGGAACCCATCCTCCGGATTCCGATTCGGGAATCGTGACCACCATCCTTGCACTGCTGCTGTTTGGTCTCTCGTCCGTATGGTCAACTTGTTCTGCGGAAGTCGCCGGCGGGTATCAAGCTGCCGACGTCATTTCACAACAGTGGCAAGTTGCTCACAAGGATTCACGGTTAACGGCCACTGCCAACGTGACTCTAACGGGTCGTCCGGGCGATCGATTTCTCCTGCTTCACGCACCCGCCGTCCTGACAGCTTTTGACGGTGAAGGTCTTCGATTGACAAAAGCCGAGGTCCCTGGACAAGGCCTGTTTTATGTCGTCAGCATTGAAACGCAGAACGCACCCAGCGTCGAAAACAAAGCGGACGAACCCGCCACCGAGACCGATGGTTCCAAGACAGATCCGGACGATTCCGACGACGCCGTTGAAAAGAAACCGGCAGTTCAGGGTTCGGTGCAGCGGTATGAGGCAACGTTCGAATACCAATTAGAAGCGATCAAACCAGCGGAAGGGGTGCAGGTCATGACCGGCTCCGCAGCCGTACAAAAGGTTGAAGTTGTTTATGACGAACCGGGTTGGCAAGTGTCCAGTTCCAATGCCGTTCGAACCGAGATGGACGAAATCGTCACGGACGCGACCAAAGCCAGATTGTTGCTTGCTCCGGGGCCGGCCACGCTAGTCTTTAAACCCAAAGCCCGCGACGTCACGGCCGAAACGGTTCAATTCTTCGTCGAAGGTTCGAATCTATATTTACCCGGTCCTGGAGTCATCGATGGACGGCATCGCCTGCACGTTCGCACATCGCAAGGCCAACTGACTGAACTGAACGTCCGGGTGCCAAATGGATTGACGGTCAGCGGTGTGAGTGGCCCTGTTGGATCGTGGCAGTTCGACGCTGAAAGCGGTCAGTTGAATCTTGAACTGGAACCCGCACAATCTCAAAGCTTCGATGTAGCCATCGAAACACAGCGGGGGCTGGAACCGCTTCCAACAGAGGCAACCGTTGGTCCGCTGAAGGTTGACAATGCGGATGGCGAAGTGGGCTTGCTGGCGATTGCCTTTGGCCCCGATGCTCAACCGGCGAAACTAGAACCGAAAACGCTCTCAGCGGTCAACTTGAGTGACTTCGATGCCAGTCTACTGCCCAGTAAAGAATCGGTCCTCCACCGCGTCTTCCGTTATGGCGTCGACGGAGGGGAGTTGGCCATACGCGTCGCGCCGGTCGACTCGGAGGTCCGTTTGGTTAGCAAGCAGGTACTATCGTTGGGGGACGAACGAATCGTCCTAAACGTCAACTTCACCGCAGAGATTTCCCGCTCCGGGCTGTTTCAGCTTAGTTTCCCGCTGCCGGAAAAACTGGAAGTCGAATCACTGACGGGCGATTCCCTCCATCATTGGGCAGAACTGACCGAAGGTGATCAACGCCAAATCATTTTGCACCTAAATGGAAAGACCATTGGTCCCCAGAACTTCTCGCTTGTGCTTGCGGGCCCCACACCGGATGCGCTGGAAAGTTGGGACATCCCCCGCTTTGTCGTGAACGAATCGACACGCCAAACCGGTGAACTGGTAGTGCGTCCCACGACCGGAATCCGGCTACGCACGATCACGAGGCAGAATGTATCGGAAACGGATCCGCGAAGCATGGGCGGAAATGCCCAAGGAGCACTAGCGTTCCGGTTGCTGCAGCGAGATTGGAATCTGGTGCTGGGTATCGAAAAGCTTGAACCATGGATTACCGGCCAGGTACTACAAGAAACAACGTTACGAGAAGGACAAACGCGTACCGCGCTACTCGCGAACTTCAACGTCCAAAACGCTTCGATTCGATCTTTACAAGTGGTTCTCCCGATTTCCGATGAAGGTGAAATCAAAACGCTTCGAGCAAACGGGAAAACAGTTAGCGACTTTATCCGTACCGCGCCCGACTCAAACATATGGGAGGTTCAGTTTAAGCGACGGGTCGTCGGCAACATTCAGTTTCGCATCGAATACGAACGCCGCGGCGACCGCACCCACGAAACCGAATCGCTTCGCCCTGCCGAATTTCCCGCAGCTAGACAACTAACCTACTTCTTCAGCGTTCGCGCTGGCGGTCGTCTGGAGATTGATCACGAGGAACTGTCCTCGGGTTGGCAGCGAGCCGACTGGAGCACTGTTCCTCAAGCCCTTCGCGATGCCGGTAACCGGGTTGCCCCCGCACTCACGTTGCGGGCCGTTGCTCCCGCCAATCCTTTGGCAATTCACGCAACACGCCATTCTCTTGCCGATGCCCTAAAACTTCGAGTCGCCAAGGGAACGTTGACCACGATCCTCTCGCCGACCGGAGACCAATTGACCGCGGTTGATTTAACCGTGGAGGTCATCCAACGGAGCAGCCTAGTCGTTGGCCTGCCTCTAAAGGGCGAACTATTCAGTATCTTTGTCAATGGAGAGAGCGTCCATTCGATTCGCCAAGGTGGTGACGACAATGCCTGGCAATTCTACATCCTTCCGGGCATCGACGACCGAACGGCTCAGGTTCGTTTTGTCTACTCGGTTAAGGGAACACGGCTAAATCGACTATCGCTCAGCAGTCCCGAACTAAATGTTCCCTTGGAAAACATCGAATGGAATGTGGTCGCCCCCAAGGGATTTGAACTAACCGACAGCGATGGAAATCTGGAACTGATTGGCCGAGCGAATCAAGAGAAGTATGACCGTTCCTCGTACCTCTCCAAAATCAGCGGGAAACGTCAGGTGCAGGCAGAACAGGCGACGCAGCTGTTGGAACAAGCTAACCAGTTACTTCAAGCCGGAGAACAATCGAAGGCCAGTTGGGCATTGAATAGTGTTGCCAACCGTTATGCCCTCGATGCAGCTTCCAACGAGGACGCACGTGTTCAATTGGAAAATCTGCAAACACAGCAGGCGATCGTCGGCCTAAACACCCGCCGCCAACGTCTCTATCTGGATAATAACCGCGACGACACGGCGATCGTGGACAATGAACAATTGCGTCAAGCTGCGGTTGATAACCCCATCCTTCAACAGGACCAAATGAATTTTCGTCCGCAAGAACTAAGCCAGCTACTTGGCGGTAACACGACCGAAGACAATGCAATTCTTCAGCAAATCGCGGGGCGTCTGGTGCAACACCAGCATACAACCGAACCTGCCCCGCAAGCGATTCTGATCAGCCTACCTGAAGAGGGTGGGGTCTACACTTTCAGCCGCAGCGTGCAGGTCGCGGAAAACGAGCCGCTCCAACTGGATTTGCGATTTGATCTGCAGCGTCGGTTGCCGATCTGGCAAGCGAGCATACTGCTCATATTGTTGGTAACCATGGCCGCCGGATTCGCCTTCACCGCCACTCGAAGGAAAAACGCCGCGTGA